One stretch of Labrenzia sp. CE80 DNA includes these proteins:
- a CDS encoding phage tail length tape measure family protein gives MTLQLKMLASLDASGVERGAREAQSHLRLVGSEATKTGARLSQALDAQFGIGGAPAVDRARDIEAYGAQLDHLRARFNPLFALQRRYEAGVKEIADAHKVGAISAKEAANATAHATGIYKAQRAALAGSTQVLSKFGSSTKLAAHELNILGQQFADAGVQIASGQSLFTAILQQGSQVQFLLGSKGVNTIGGSLGILKQGLIGFLNPINLALVGLAGGAAAASALYQAVANDDTAEDALENQNELIRQMAERYQDVKAALDQLDRSPTLTNIALDTDDLEQQRDLLQSLISEIEESVQKSLRLEANALTALAEPLTQDAALFRAFQDELRATADQFISAEAGADQLIARLIELARTAPDTESEQAIREIIKEARQADSGLFDLVKRLNEVEASLRGVDAAASAIGASSPAANDRVGSVFGIFEEEAARKRLAAQLRPKAAKKSESDRRVERTQDLLRSQDEQLARLRLETRLVGSTDAARAKALATLEAEIQIRDLGINALGTEAEAIRANALAIADSTSTLEQNQQAWDTVRSAGTSAIDTLVDRLASGDLSGAIQAITADLSQMVLMLGAANPLKNALFGSNLPTLSSASGLLSGLLGGFSGGSGVSSAVSAATLGLYDIGGATPAGNDNDIAGFVHKNEYVFDAKSTRAIGVPVLEAMRKGAQNAGMKGYQSGGLVTTDPMNLPGVVGQAGLGNTQHAGPNAMAAGEGHGNVTINITTPDAQSFRASRTQIAGEFARLTARGQRGL, from the coding sequence ATGACGCTTCAGTTGAAGATGCTGGCCAGCCTCGATGCCAGTGGCGTCGAACGCGGGGCGCGCGAAGCGCAAAGCCATCTGCGGCTTGTTGGCAGCGAGGCAACGAAGACCGGCGCACGGCTTTCTCAGGCGCTTGATGCCCAGTTTGGCATTGGCGGAGCACCTGCAGTGGACCGGGCGCGCGACATCGAGGCCTATGGCGCGCAGCTGGATCATCTGCGAGCCAGGTTCAATCCACTGTTCGCCCTGCAACGTCGTTATGAGGCAGGCGTCAAGGAGATTGCCGACGCCCATAAGGTTGGTGCGATCAGTGCCAAGGAGGCTGCAAACGCGACAGCGCACGCGACCGGGATCTACAAGGCGCAACGGGCAGCGCTCGCAGGATCAACCCAGGTTCTGAGTAAGTTCGGATCCTCCACCAAGCTGGCAGCCCATGAGCTCAACATCCTTGGCCAGCAGTTTGCCGATGCAGGTGTCCAGATCGCGTCTGGCCAGTCGCTCTTTACCGCCATCCTGCAACAGGGAAGCCAGGTCCAGTTTTTGCTCGGATCCAAAGGCGTCAATACGATCGGCGGGTCTCTCGGCATTCTCAAACAAGGCCTGATCGGTTTTCTGAACCCGATCAATCTTGCCCTGGTCGGTCTGGCTGGTGGCGCCGCTGCCGCCTCCGCGCTCTATCAGGCCGTCGCCAATGACGACACGGCCGAGGACGCTCTGGAGAACCAGAACGAACTGATCCGGCAGATGGCCGAGCGCTACCAAGATGTGAAGGCAGCTCTTGATCAGCTCGATCGTTCGCCGACCCTGACCAACATTGCCCTTGATACGGATGATCTGGAGCAGCAACGCGATCTCCTCCAGTCCCTGATCAGCGAGATCGAGGAGAGTGTTCAAAAGAGCCTGCGCCTTGAAGCCAATGCGCTAACGGCTTTGGCCGAGCCACTCACCCAGGACGCAGCCCTGTTCCGCGCTTTCCAGGACGAGCTCCGGGCGACCGCCGATCAGTTCATCAGCGCAGAGGCTGGGGCCGATCAGCTCATTGCCCGGCTGATCGAACTCGCCAGAACCGCTCCGGACACGGAAAGCGAACAGGCTATCCGGGAGATCATCAAAGAGGCCAGGCAGGCCGACAGCGGCTTGTTCGATCTGGTCAAACGGCTGAACGAGGTGGAAGCGTCCCTGCGCGGTGTCGATGCTGCCGCCAGTGCCATCGGCGCGAGTTCTCCTGCAGCCAATGATCGAGTCGGATCGGTCTTCGGGATCTTTGAGGAAGAGGCAGCAAGAAAACGGCTGGCGGCTCAACTCAGACCAAAGGCAGCAAAGAAATCGGAATCCGATCGCCGGGTCGAACGAACGCAGGACCTGTTGCGCAGCCAGGATGAGCAACTGGCCCGGCTGCGGCTGGAGACCCGTTTGGTTGGCAGCACGGATGCGGCTCGAGCTAAAGCCCTCGCAACGCTCGAAGCAGAGATCCAGATCCGCGATCTTGGCATCAACGCCCTTGGCACCGAGGCCGAGGCCATTCGAGCCAATGCCCTGGCAATTGCTGACAGCACCAGCACGCTGGAGCAGAACCAACAGGCCTGGGACACGGTTCGCTCAGCCGGGACAAGTGCGATCGACACGCTGGTGGACCGACTGGCGAGTGGTGATCTCTCCGGTGCCATCCAGGCAATCACCGCTGATCTCTCCCAGATGGTCTTGATGCTGGGAGCCGCCAATCCTTTGAAGAATGCGCTCTTCGGCAGCAATCTCCCGACCCTGTCGTCTGCCAGCGGACTGCTCTCTGGCTTGCTTGGCGGTTTTTCTGGTGGTTCAGGTGTCTCCAGCGCTGTTTCCGCGGCAACGTTGGGCCTCTACGACATTGGCGGGGCAACGCCTGCCGGCAATGACAATGACATCGCCGGGTTTGTCCATAAGAACGAATATGTCTTCGATGCCAAGTCCACCCGGGCCATCGGTGTTCCCGTGCTGGAGGCCATGCGCAAGGGGGCGCAGAATGCAGGGATGAAGGGCTATCAATCCGGCGGTCTGGTGACCACGGACCCGATGAACCTGCCGGGTGTCGTCGGTCAGGCGGGGCTTGGGAACACGCAGCATGCCGGACCCAATGCCATGGCCGCTGGCGAGGGCCACGGTAACGTCACCATCAACATCACCACGCCGGATGCCCAGAGCTTCCGAGCCTCCCGCACCCAGATCGCCGGTGAGTTCGCCCGTCTGACAGCCAGAGGGCAGCGGGGGCTCTGA
- a CDS encoding DUF1799 domain-containing protein, which yields MAAARAWAFARRGLIDPEVSLQLDRETASDFAALGVAVPDAQVSEPEAFDVWRCNWRSVTAFLSLETQWRVAAGPTGFAFLGLDYTAAKSAFSGRSRRAWQNLLADLQIMERAALPILNEERP from the coding sequence ATGGCGGCCGCGCGGGCCTGGGCCTTTGCCCGGCGCGGCCTTATTGATCCTGAAGTCTCTCTGCAGCTGGATCGCGAGACGGCCTCGGATTTCGCCGCTCTTGGCGTCGCTGTTCCTGATGCCCAGGTTTCAGAGCCGGAAGCCTTTGATGTCTGGCGCTGCAACTGGCGCAGCGTGACCGCTTTTCTGTCTCTGGAGACCCAGTGGCGGGTCGCTGCCGGCCCGACCGGGTTTGCCTTTCTGGGATTGGATTACACAGCAGCCAAATCTGCCTTCAGTGGCCGCAGCCGGCGCGCCTGGCAGAACCTGTTGGCGGATCTCCAGATCATGGAGCGTGCGGCCCTGCCGATCCTGAATGAGGAGCGGCCATGA
- a CDS encoding Com family DNA-binding transcriptional regulator, with amino-acid sequence MQHIRCGSCNALLFKAGQGAIANDIQIKCRRCGTLNHLRPFEPLNHRQEREDQEHTNDLTDKSQRTKSV; translated from the coding sequence ATGCAGCACATTCGATGCGGTAGTTGCAACGCACTCTTATTCAAGGCTGGACAAGGCGCCATCGCCAACGATATCCAGATCAAGTGCCGACGATGCGGCACACTCAATCATCTGAGGCCCTTTGAGCCCCTGAACCATCGCCAAGAGCGCGAAGACCAGGAGCATACAAATGACCTCACCGACAAAAGCCAACGCACAAAATCAGTTTGA
- a CDS encoding DUF2793 domain-containing protein, translating into MNSTARLGFPFIAASQAQKEVTHNEALARLDALAHLVILDRDLTAPPAAGEGDCYLVATGGSGDWVGQDGMIASYADGAWAFYAPVIGMLVYVADEGTLAVYTVAGWKDYGALLSEVATVSRTASGAESRIGTVEEELTGLSGASVDTSIVIPNRAIVFGVSTRTSTTITGATSYDCGIPGETSKFGGSLGVAEGSNNAGVIGPQAFYSDTPVRLTANGGSFTAGAVKVVLHYFLPVVPQE; encoded by the coding sequence ATGAACAGCACAGCACGACTTGGGTTTCCCTTCATCGCGGCGAGCCAGGCGCAGAAGGAAGTCACGCACAATGAGGCGCTGGCCCGGTTGGACGCCCTGGCGCATCTGGTGATCCTCGATCGGGACTTGACCGCGCCGCCGGCTGCCGGCGAGGGCGACTGCTATCTGGTGGCGACTGGTGGCAGTGGGGACTGGGTCGGACAGGATGGCATGATCGCGAGCTATGCGGACGGGGCCTGGGCGTTCTATGCACCGGTGATCGGGATGCTCGTCTATGTGGCCGATGAAGGGACGCTGGCGGTCTACACGGTTGCCGGCTGGAAGGATTATGGCGCATTGCTGTCCGAGGTGGCGACTGTGTCGCGGACTGCTTCCGGGGCTGAAAGCCGGATCGGGACGGTGGAGGAGGAACTGACCGGGCTGTCGGGAGCCAGTGTCGATACGTCGATCGTTATTCCAAACCGGGCGATCGTCTTTGGCGTCTCGACGCGGACATCAACCACCATCACCGGAGCAACCTCCTACGACTGCGGGATCCCAGGCGAGACGTCCAAGTTCGGCGGATCGCTCGGGGTCGCAGAAGGGTCAAACAACGCCGGGGTGATCGGGCCGCAGGCGTTCTACTCGGATACGCCGGTGCGGCTGACAGCCAATGGCGGGAGTTTTACGGCAGGAGCGGTGAAGGTGGTGCTGCATTATTTTCTGCCGGTGGTGCCGCAGGAGTGA
- a CDS encoding DUF2163 domain-containing protein, translating to MKTVPAGMQAALDGRATTHARCWKVERRDGTLFGFTDHDRALTIAGLSYEAATGFTATSIESSLGLAVDNLDVEGALSSASITEDDIARGLWDDAVIEVWLVDWTDPDNRLLLRKGNIGEISRGPTAFMAELRGLAHRLGQTTGRQFDRTCSWELGDSKCRVALAGWVSAGAVVTAFDFRSFTASGLEGKDDGLFQRGLVTWTSGANSGLQMEVKRHSNTDGTVTLELVMPMADAIEVGDGFSIQAGCDKTWATCQTRFANGDNFGGFPHMPGNEIVIGYADKDDLNDGGSLFT from the coding sequence ATGAAGACGGTTCCAGCAGGTATGCAGGCCGCTCTCGATGGCCGCGCCACCACCCACGCCAGATGCTGGAAGGTGGAACGGCGCGATGGCACCTTGTTCGGGTTCACCGATCACGACCGGGCCCTGACCATCGCCGGTCTTTCCTATGAGGCCGCGACCGGCTTCACCGCCACATCCATCGAGTCCAGCCTTGGTCTGGCGGTCGACAATCTGGACGTCGAAGGAGCACTGTCCTCGGCCTCGATCACCGAAGACGATATCGCCCGTGGCCTTTGGGACGACGCGGTGATCGAGGTCTGGCTGGTCGACTGGACCGACCCGGACAATCGCCTGCTTCTGCGCAAAGGCAACATTGGCGAGATATCCAGAGGGCCGACGGCCTTCATGGCCGAATTGCGAGGGTTGGCTCACCGGCTTGGCCAGACCACGGGCCGCCAGTTCGACCGAACCTGTTCCTGGGAGCTGGGCGACAGCAAGTGCAGGGTGGCGTTGGCTGGTTGGGTCTCGGCTGGCGCGGTTGTGACGGCCTTTGATTTCCGCAGCTTCACCGCCTCCGGCCTGGAGGGCAAAGACGACGGGTTGTTTCAGCGCGGACTTGTGACCTGGACCAGCGGTGCAAACAGCGGTCTTCAAATGGAGGTTAAACGGCATTCCAATACCGATGGAACGGTGACGCTTGAGCTGGTTATGCCCATGGCCGATGCCATTGAGGTGGGAGACGGCTTCAGCATCCAGGCCGGTTGCGACAAGACCTGGGCCACCTGTCAGACCCGCTTTGCCAATGGCGACAACTTCGGCGGCTTTCCCCATATGCCCGGCAACGAGATTGTCATTGGCTATGCAGACAAGGACGATCTGAACGACGGCGGGAGCCTGTTCACATGA
- a CDS encoding DNA adenine methylase has product MTSPTKANAQNQFEPINPVVPVAPYIGGKNRLAKRLSDRIRPIPHSIYVEPFVGMGGVFLRRPFRAKCEVINDISGDIVTLFRILQRHYPQFLEVLRFQLTSRSEFERLLKTDPETLTDLERAARFLYLQRISFAGKVNGRGFGVDMTRGSRFDLTRVVPLLEDVHERLSGVIIERQTYGDCITRYDKPETLFYLDPPYWDCETYYGKGIFCGEDFEKLAVQLRSIKGRCLLSINDTPEIRAIFSGFEMEEVSVTYSADRNSSKRVTELIISN; this is encoded by the coding sequence ATGACCTCACCGACAAAAGCCAACGCACAAAATCAGTTTGAACCGATCAACCCGGTTGTGCCGGTAGCGCCCTATATCGGTGGCAAGAACCGGCTTGCGAAGCGGCTGTCAGATAGGATCAGGCCGATCCCGCACAGTATCTATGTTGAACCTTTTGTCGGCATGGGAGGCGTCTTCCTGAGAAGACCATTCCGCGCGAAATGCGAGGTGATCAATGATATCTCCGGAGACATAGTCACGCTCTTCAGGATCTTGCAGCGCCATTATCCTCAGTTCTTAGAAGTGCTGCGGTTCCAGCTGACCAGCCGATCCGAGTTTGAACGTCTCTTGAAGACCGATCCGGAAACCCTGACCGACCTGGAACGGGCGGCCCGGTTTCTTTATCTGCAACGCATTTCTTTTGCGGGGAAAGTCAACGGCCGAGGCTTTGGCGTCGACATGACCCGTGGCAGCCGCTTTGATCTGACACGGGTCGTACCGTTGCTTGAAGACGTTCACGAGCGGCTATCGGGCGTGATCATCGAACGGCAAACTTACGGGGACTGCATCACAAGATACGACAAGCCCGAGACGCTCTTTTATCTCGACCCACCCTATTGGGATTGCGAGACCTACTATGGGAAAGGCATTTTTTGTGGGGAGGACTTTGAAAAGCTCGCCGTGCAGCTGCGATCGATAAAAGGTCGCTGCCTCCTGTCCATCAACGATACCCCTGAAATCAGGGCCATCTTTTCTGGTTTTGAAATGGAAGAAGTGAGCGTCACCTATTCCGCCGATCGCAACTCTTCCAAACGAGTGACGGAGTTGATCATCTCGAACTGA
- a CDS encoding DUF2460 domain-containing protein — protein MADFDEVQFPVIVARGASGGPERRTEIVELASGREERNTPWADSRRSYDVGSGIRSADDLADVTAFFEARSSRLRGFRFKDWSDFKSCKPSQAISDEDQFLGAADGVTTRFQLVKAYSSGGRTWTRQISKPVAGSVVIAVGGVSQGAGWSVDTTTGLITFDVAPASGNVTAGFEFDVPCRFDTDQLQATLRIHRLGEIRAIPIVEVKI, from the coding sequence ATGGCAGACTTCGACGAAGTTCAGTTTCCTGTCATCGTGGCGCGCGGGGCAAGCGGCGGCCCCGAACGGCGCACGGAGATCGTCGAGCTGGCCTCGGGCCGTGAGGAGCGCAACACGCCCTGGGCCGACAGCCGGCGCAGCTATGATGTTGGCTCCGGCATTCGGAGCGCCGATGATCTGGCGGATGTGACCGCCTTCTTCGAGGCCCGGTCCAGCCGACTGCGGGGCTTCCGCTTCAAGGACTGGTCGGACTTCAAGTCGTGCAAACCGTCTCAAGCGATCTCTGACGAGGATCAATTCCTGGGGGCTGCTGACGGCGTGACCACACGTTTTCAGCTGGTGAAGGCCTATAGCTCGGGCGGTCGCACCTGGACACGGCAGATCTCCAAGCCGGTCGCTGGATCCGTCGTGATCGCAGTTGGCGGTGTTTCTCAAGGGGCCGGTTGGTCGGTCGATACCACCACCGGCCTCATCACCTTCGATGTCGCCCCGGCCTCCGGCAATGTCACGGCCGGTTTTGAGTTCGATGTGCCATGCCGCTTCGACACGGATCAGCTGCAGGCGACATTGCGCATCCATCGCCTCGGTGAGATCCGCGCCATTCCGATCGTGGAGGTGAAGATATGA
- a CDS encoding NlpC/P60 family protein → MSNPLCSQIVDASRSWIGTPYVHQAATKGAGCDCLGLVRGVWREVMGTEPETPPPYTRDWAERSGRETLKEAACRHMEAVPVALAGPGDVLLFAFKSGLPAKHCAILTTPIDDPAPRIIHAHEHLPVAEVALVLGWQRKIRFAFRFPGAE, encoded by the coding sequence ATGAGCAATCCGCTCTGCAGCCAGATTGTCGACGCTTCCCGAAGCTGGATCGGCACGCCTTACGTCCATCAGGCAGCAACGAAGGGTGCAGGCTGTGATTGTCTGGGTCTCGTGCGCGGTGTCTGGCGCGAGGTCATGGGAACCGAACCGGAGACGCCTCCACCTTACACACGTGACTGGGCCGAGCGGTCCGGACGGGAGACCCTGAAGGAGGCCGCTTGTCGGCATATGGAAGCGGTACCTGTCGCTCTGGCGGGCCCTGGCGACGTGCTGCTGTTCGCCTTCAAATCCGGACTACCCGCCAAACACTGCGCGATCCTCACGACACCGATCGATGATCCTGCACCCCGCATCATCCACGCCCATGAACACCTGCCAGTGGCGGAGGTGGCGCTGGTGCTCGGATGGCAGCGGAAGATCCGCTTTGCGTTCCGCTTTCCGGGGGCTGAGTAA
- a CDS encoding glycoside hydrolase/phage tail family protein has product MATLVLGAAATAFSGAIGAGSFTSALISGAATVAGAYADNLLASALSPTQRQSVEGPKISDLRLQTSTEGAALPDVFGRVRIAGQVIWATRLRMEVSTSTETVGGKGIGGSGQKVSTTTYRYFANFAVGLSEGPIIGIGRVWADGKLLDLTGITTRVHVGSEDQQPDPLIETKEGSAPAYRGTAYVVFEDLSLEAFGNRIPQLEFEVFRRVGQSVEDEIQGMVVIPGAGEWVYATEPVRKTSEDTEGTTTPENVNNQIGGTDWSVAIDDLERTCPNAKSVLLVVAWFGTDLRCGSCQIRPGVEFGDEKTNEPLSWSVHGETRDTAYVVSRDAGDDDRPAYGGTPSDQSVVQAIRDLRARGIDVVLYPFILMDIPDGNGLPDPYGGAEQAVLPWRGRITCHPAPEQPGTVDKTAAAGTQVNALFGSVAANQISISINSDSGAVNTSYSGPSEWSLRRMVLHYAKLCAGLNAEEAGTVSGFVMASELRGLTTIRSSASSFPAVDQLVTLAADCRSVLGGSVSLTYAADWSEYRGFDVGDGSGDFYFHLDPLWASSDIDAVAIDNYMKLSDWRDGTTHLDALDGWFSIHDPEYLKTNVEGGEDYDWYYASEADRSNQTRTPITDGTGKPWVYRAKDFRNWWLNQHHDRPGGVESGSPTSWLPQSKPIWFTEYGFPSVDKATNQPNVFIDPKSSESAWPYFSNRQRSDAIQRRGIETVLRYWDPEEGNNPVSGIYGERMLDLSRSFLWTWDARPYPAWPYQSEVWGDGDNWPLGHWVQGKFGAVDLAELVAYICASVGFTDIDVSQLQGVVTGWQRASITTPRAQLQTLAQLYRFDAVESEGLIRFVPRGGATKATIIEQDLAAPDRKQADWSMTRAQETDLPVRASLSYFDAESDYRQTSSNAGRLTGSSERIESVSAPAVIETAEAEGMVEAWLLERWVGREQASFALPPSMIRLDPTDTVALEAGGRSRDLRLSRIIDAGARQCEAVAVERSIYSIQRGTSRPVSPGTVPSYGPAVLEVLDLPVIEETQVEHRPWLVATASPWAGVRVLEGSRAVGSVIAPATLGVTTTDLASGTTFRFDRANSLTVKLAYGTLASVSEDELLAGTDNALAIRNADGDWEILQFATAYLVAAQIWQLSGLLRGRRGTEHAMRDPVAAGARVVLLDGALNQADVPLSDRGIDRSWSYGPAPAASTDSSFKTRSNTFEAVSLKPFAPVHLAGTRSFAGDLAISWTRRARRNGGWLDGTDVPMVEASELYELEILAGGSVVRTVSGLASPAYSYTAAGQVADFGSAQSSIHVRVFQISDSIGRGIPAEAIL; this is encoded by the coding sequence ATGGCTACTCTGGTTCTGGGCGCGGCGGCGACTGCCTTCTCCGGCGCCATCGGTGCGGGCTCCTTCACCTCGGCTTTGATCTCAGGTGCGGCCACTGTTGCCGGAGCCTATGCGGACAACCTTCTGGCCTCGGCCCTGTCACCGACACAGCGCCAGTCTGTGGAAGGGCCAAAGATTTCGGATCTGCGCCTGCAGACATCGACAGAGGGAGCCGCGCTTCCGGACGTCTTTGGCCGGGTGCGGATCGCCGGTCAGGTGATCTGGGCGACACGGCTCAGGATGGAGGTCTCGACCTCGACCGAGACGGTCGGTGGCAAGGGGATCGGCGGCAGTGGTCAGAAGGTCAGCACGACCACGTACCGGTATTTCGCCAATTTCGCGGTGGGCCTCTCCGAAGGACCGATCATCGGCATTGGCCGGGTCTGGGCCGATGGCAAGCTGCTCGACCTGACCGGCATCACCACCCGCGTCCATGTTGGCTCTGAGGATCAGCAGCCGGATCCCTTGATCGAGACCAAGGAAGGCAGCGCGCCTGCCTATCGCGGCACGGCCTATGTGGTCTTCGAGGATCTCAGCCTGGAAGCGTTCGGCAACCGCATTCCGCAGCTTGAGTTCGAGGTCTTCAGACGGGTCGGCCAATCCGTCGAAGACGAGATCCAGGGCATGGTGGTGATCCCCGGTGCCGGCGAATGGGTCTATGCCACGGAACCCGTCCGGAAAACCTCGGAAGACACCGAGGGCACGACCACTCCGGAAAACGTCAACAACCAGATCGGCGGCACGGATTGGTCAGTTGCGATCGATGATCTGGAGCGGACCTGTCCGAATGCCAAATCGGTTCTGCTGGTGGTGGCCTGGTTCGGCACGGATCTGAGGTGTGGCTCCTGCCAGATCCGGCCCGGGGTCGAGTTCGGCGACGAGAAGACCAACGAGCCGCTCAGCTGGTCGGTCCATGGCGAGACCAGAGACACCGCCTATGTGGTCTCGCGAGACGCAGGCGATGATGACCGGCCAGCCTATGGCGGCACGCCCTCGGACCAGTCGGTGGTTCAGGCCATTCGGGATCTAAGGGCACGCGGCATCGATGTGGTGCTCTATCCGTTCATCCTGATGGATATTCCAGATGGCAACGGCTTGCCGGATCCTTATGGCGGAGCCGAACAGGCAGTGCTGCCCTGGCGCGGACGCATCACCTGCCATCCAGCTCCCGAACAGCCAGGCACCGTCGACAAGACAGCAGCAGCTGGAACGCAGGTCAATGCGCTGTTCGGGTCTGTCGCTGCGAACCAGATCAGCATCTCGATCAACTCCGACAGTGGCGCGGTCAACACCTCCTACAGCGGACCGTCCGAATGGTCGCTCAGACGCATGGTACTGCACTACGCAAAGCTTTGCGCCGGGCTGAACGCAGAAGAAGCAGGTACAGTCAGCGGCTTTGTCATGGCCTCGGAGCTGCGCGGTCTGACGACGATCCGCAGTTCGGCCAGTTCGTTCCCGGCGGTGGATCAGCTGGTGACGCTTGCAGCGGACTGTCGATCGGTGTTGGGCGGTTCCGTGTCACTGACCTATGCCGCCGACTGGTCGGAATATCGCGGTTTTGATGTGGGCGATGGTTCCGGGGATTTCTACTTTCATCTGGATCCGCTCTGGGCCAGCTCCGACATCGATGCGGTGGCGATCGACAACTACATGAAGCTTTCCGACTGGCGTGATGGCACCACCCATCTGGATGCGTTGGACGGCTGGTTCTCGATCCATGATCCGGAGTATCTCAAGACCAACGTCGAAGGCGGTGAGGACTACGATTGGTATTATGCCAGCGAGGCCGATCGGAGCAATCAGACCAGGACGCCCATCACGGATGGAACCGGCAAGCCATGGGTCTATCGTGCCAAGGACTTCCGGAACTGGTGGCTGAACCAGCACCATGACCGGCCGGGCGGTGTGGAAAGCGGCTCACCAACATCCTGGCTGCCGCAATCCAAGCCGATCTGGTTCACCGAATACGGCTTTCCATCCGTCGACAAGGCCACCAACCAGCCGAACGTCTTTATCGATCCAAAGTCCTCAGAAAGCGCCTGGCCATACTTTTCCAACCGCCAGCGCTCGGACGCGATCCAGCGCCGGGGCATCGAGACGGTGTTGCGTTACTGGGACCCAGAAGAAGGCAACAACCCGGTCTCCGGCATCTATGGCGAGCGCATGCTGGATCTCTCCCGGTCGTTCCTCTGGACCTGGGACGCGCGGCCCTATCCGGCCTGGCCGTATCAATCGGAGGTTTGGGGCGATGGCGACAACTGGCCCCTTGGCCATTGGGTTCAGGGCAAGTTCGGCGCAGTCGATCTGGCTGAGCTGGTGGCTTATATCTGCGCATCAGTCGGCTTTACCGACATCGATGTCTCTCAGCTTCAGGGCGTCGTTACAGGCTGGCAGCGGGCGTCGATCACGACACCGCGTGCCCAGCTGCAGACACTGGCGCAGCTTTACAGGTTCGACGCAGTCGAGAGCGAAGGCCTGATCCGCTTTGTGCCTCGAGGCGGTGCGACAAAGGCGACCATCATTGAACAAGATCTGGCGGCCCCGGATCGCAAACAGGCCGACTGGTCTATGACACGGGCCCAGGAGACAGATCTGCCGGTCCGGGCGTCACTGTCTTACTTCGACGCGGAGAGCGACTATCGCCAGACCAGCTCCAATGCCGGACGGTTGACCGGGTCATCGGAGCGGATCGAAAGCGTGTCTGCTCCTGCCGTGATCGAGACGGCGGAGGCCGAGGGCATGGTGGAAGCCTGGCTGCTGGAACGCTGGGTCGGGCGGGAACAGGCAAGCTTTGCATTGCCACCCTCGATGATCCGGCTGGATCCGACCGACACGGTCGCGCTTGAAGCTGGTGGCCGCAGCCGGGATCTGCGCCTGTCGCGCATCATCGATGCAGGCGCCCGGCAATGTGAGGCGGTGGCCGTCGAGCGGTCGATCTATTCCATCCAGCGCGGCACGTCGCGGCCGGTGTCGCCTGGCACCGTGCCGAGCTATGGACCGGCGGTTCTGGAGGTTCTCGATCTGCCGGTGATCGAGGAAACGCAGGTGGAGCACCGGCCATGGCTGGTGGCGACGGCCAGCCCCTGGGCAGGTGTTCGCGTGCTGGAGGGAAGCCGCGCGGTCGGCAGCGTGATTGCACCGGCAACGCTTGGAGTGACGACCACGGATCTCGCGAGTGGCACGACGTTCCGCTTCGACCGCGCCAACTCCCTGACCGTGAAGCTTGCCTATGGAACGCTGGCGTCCGTTTCCGAGGATGAGCTTCTGGCAGGCACGGACAACGCCCTGGCGATCCGGAACGCGGACGGTGACTGGGAGATCCTGCAGTTCGCCACGGCGTATCTGGTCGCAGCGCAGATCTGGCAGCTGTCCGGTCTGCTTCGCGGGCGGCGCGGCACCGAACATGCGATGCGGGATCCGGTTGCCGCCGGCGCACGGGTCGTTCTGCTGGATGGTGCCCTGAACCAGGCGGATGTGCCCCTGTCCGATCGGGGCATTGATCGCTCATGGAGCTATGGGCCGGCACCTGCAGCTTCGACGGACAGCAGTTTCAAAACCCGTTCAAACACCTTTGAAGCGGTGTCTTTGAAGCCTTTTGCGCCGGTGCATCTGGCAGGAACGCGGAGCTTTGCCGGGGATCTGGCGATCAGCTGGACCCGGCGAGCCCGGCGCAATGGCGGCTGGCTGGATGGCACTGATGTGCCGATGGTCGAGGCAAGCGAGCTCTATGAGCTGGAGATCCTGGCTGGCGGATCGGTGGTCCGGACGGTCTCCGGCCTGGCGTCGCCGGCCTATTCCTACACCGCAGCAGGGCAGGTCGCCGACTTCGGGTCGGCTCAATCATCCATCCATGTCCGTGTCTTCCAGATCTCGGACAGCATCGGACGCGGCATTCCAGCGGAGGCAATCCTATGA